In Treponema rectale, a single genomic region encodes these proteins:
- the murB gene encoding UDP-N-acetylmuramate dehydrogenase → MELEETVRNFLQNQDKKFSSEACVQFNEKMSRHTTFKTGGIAKVYACPQTENALTSILKFAADNKIRTFVTGGGSNIVFCDEDFNGIVINTLSMNSIRITEEEKDGFILVSTQSGAMTSAFVNWCTKNSISGMQEFAGLPGSIGGAVYMNARCFNKEISNVFYSARILKKDFTIEEIYFNSNQWEYKKSPFTDREDIILEVTFRLEKNSKTEKELAEECRHFVEERRSRGHFNFPSAGSVFKNNHEFGKPSGAIIDQCGLKGLTNGGAKVADFHGNIIINTGNATSSQIAELVRTVHDKVLEKTGFSLEPEIIFIQP, encoded by the coding sequence ATGGAATTAGAAGAAACAGTCCGCAACTTTTTACAGAATCAGGACAAAAAATTCAGCAGTGAAGCCTGCGTGCAGTTTAACGAAAAGATGAGCCGCCATACGACATTCAAAACAGGTGGAATTGCAAAAGTATATGCCTGTCCGCAGACGGAAAATGCACTGACTTCCATACTCAAATTTGCTGCAGATAATAAAATCCGCACCTTTGTTACAGGAGGCGGCAGTAATATTGTTTTTTGCGATGAAGATTTCAACGGAATCGTAATAAATACTCTTTCTATGAATTCCATCAGGATTACCGAAGAAGAAAAAGACGGATTCATTCTGGTCAGCACACAGTCAGGAGCCATGACTTCTGCTTTTGTAAACTGGTGTACAAAAAATTCCATTTCCGGAATGCAGGAATTTGCAGGTCTTCCGGGAAGCATCGGTGGTGCCGTTTACATGAATGCAAGATGTTTCAATAAAGAAATAAGCAATGTTTTTTATTCAGCACGAATCCTAAAAAAAGACTTTACTATAGAAGAGATTTATTTTAATTCAAATCAATGGGAATATAAAAAATCACCTTTTACTGACAGGGAAGATATCATTCTTGAGGTAACGTTCCGGCTTGAAAAGAATAGTAAAACAGAAAAAGAACTGGCTGAGGAATGCAGGCATTTTGTAGAAGAACGAAGGTCCAGGGGACATTTTAACTTTCCAAGTGCAGGAAGCGTGTTTAAAAACAATCATGAATTCGGCAAACCTTCAGGAGCAATAATCGACCAGTGCGGTCTGAAAGGTCTTACAAACGGTGGTGCAAAGGTCGCTGACTTTCATGGAAACATAATTATAAACACAGGGAATGCAACTTCTTCACAGATAGCTGAGCTTGTAAGAACTGTCCATGACAAAGTTCTTGAAAAAACCGGTTTTAGTCTTGAACCTGAAATTATTTTCATTCAACCTTAA
- a CDS encoding InlB B-repeat-containing protein: protein MKNNSKLNFIAIVSAVLFFSLTSCSDEFHLNREESSDGKTYISINASMSSARTINAPVSDAEIGKLTDFILSGKYDTSSEYEELAEAGSFSELAAMKIPVTDGRWTFRLTAEYGESEFSAECQTSIEFEKINPVSFELSPSYKYGGLKLNFSFTGTADKAELLLLDDKQEMQIESKNIESFTASEGMNHFTYTRDIQDDFERLSPGTYYIIVKFYADGVYDALNVYEDYIRIASDRVTSADIALDLNDVYTIQYELNGGESSGTFINKVSRKSGAVTVPSVTKEGFIFDGWYSDSEYTAKVSSINVSTLKNNLTLYAHFVEPVLYVSSTGIDSDSAGWKADSPLATLNAAVANISSMSAADYVWTIFIDGSVSGNQIIPDSMTASNAKALVLAGQHGLDDDGIPLDALDANQSGTTLTVNTAVPVTVTNLKITGGKFSGDEEDKGGGITISSVSTVLLADGALVTGNSSYNGGGINSSGSLYIYGSAVVGTKDASSVASASSYGNKAEAYGGGIYAEYKANGGIFLGYKLDETGTRVEAELTGGIYQNYNSGSDAYAYSGGGVYSNATLMMASGTVAYNAGPKGGGMTLGKSSTLIGGTIRDNSVSEQTYFSGALRLENWVTVSIGGSISIPSGSDGNHCVYISSTNSNFKIISELEEDTVARIRPPYWDTENRVILTSDDEDLLKTQYTRFSIVSQTYEENGETVTVNWYIGEDGILTNVAP from the coding sequence ATGAAAAATAATTCTAAATTAAACTTTATAGCAATTGTTTCTGCAGTTTTGTTTTTTTCTCTTACGTCCTGTTCTGATGAATTTCATTTAAATAGAGAAGAATCATCTGACGGTAAAACCTATATCAGTATTAATGCATCAATGAGTTCCGCCAGAACGATAAATGCCCCGGTTTCTGATGCAGAAATAGGCAAATTAACAGATTTTATTCTTTCAGGCAAATATGATACTTCTTCTGAATATGAGGAACTTGCAGAAGCAGGTTCATTTTCTGAACTCGCGGCAATGAAAATTCCTGTTACAGATGGAAGATGGACCTTCAGGCTTACTGCTGAATATGGGGAATCTGAATTCTCGGCAGAATGTCAAACTTCTATTGAATTTGAAAAAATAAATCCTGTTTCATTTGAACTTTCTCCTTCATATAAATATGGTGGTCTTAAGCTTAATTTTTCATTTACAGGAACCGCTGATAAAGCTGAACTGCTGCTTTTAGATGATAAGCAGGAGATGCAGATAGAGTCTAAAAACATTGAATCTTTTACAGCGTCAGAGGGAATGAACCATTTTACTTATACACGTGATATTCAGGATGATTTTGAGCGGCTTTCACCTGGAACTTACTATATAATAGTAAAGTTTTACGCAGATGGAGTTTATGACGCGCTGAATGTTTATGAAGATTATATCCGTATAGCATCAGATAGAGTTACTTCTGCAGATATTGCACTGGATTTAAATGATGTATACACAATTCAGTATGAATTAAACGGAGGAGAAAGTTCCGGAACCTTTATAAATAAGGTTTCCAGAAAAAGTGGCGCTGTAACAGTTCCTTCGGTTACAAAGGAAGGCTTTATTTTTGACGGATGGTACTCAGATTCGGAATATACGGCAAAAGTTTCATCAATAAACGTAAGTACACTAAAGAATAATTTGACTTTATATGCACATTTTGTCGAGCCGGTTCTATACGTTTCTTCAACAGGTATAGATTCAGATTCTGCCGGATGGAAAGCAGATTCTCCTTTAGCAACCTTAAATGCGGCAGTTGCCAACATTTCTTCAATGAGTGCGGCCGATTACGTTTGGACTATCTTTATTGATGGAAGTGTAAGCGGGAACCAGATAATTCCAGATTCCATGACGGCATCTAATGCAAAGGCTCTTGTACTTGCAGGACAGCATGGTCTTGATGATGATGGAATACCTTTAGATGCCCTTGATGCAAATCAGAGCGGTACGACGCTTACTGTAAATACTGCTGTTCCCGTGACTGTAACGAATTTAAAAATTACTGGTGGAAAATTTAGTGGTGACGAAGAAGATAAAGGTGGCGGCATAACTATATCGAGTGTATCAACTGTCCTGCTTGCAGACGGAGCTCTTGTTACCGGTAACAGCAGTTACAACGGTGGAGGCATAAATAGCAGTGGTTCTCTGTATATTTACGGTTCGGCTGTAGTCGGTACAAAAGATGCATCTTCTGTTGCTTCTGCATCATCCTATGGTAATAAGGCAGAAGCTTATGGAGGCGGAATCTATGCTGAGTATAAGGCAAATGGTGGTATTTTCCTGGGTTATAAACTGGATGAAACGGGAACGCGTGTTGAAGCAGAACTTACCGGCGGTATATATCAGAATTATAACAGCGGAAGTGATGCGTATGCTTATAGTGGTGGAGGTGTCTATTCAAATGCAACATTAATGATGGCATCCGGGACAGTAGCTTATAACGCCGGTCCTAAAGGTGGCGGAATGACACTTGGAAAATCGTCTACTCTTATTGGCGGAACTATACGGGATAATTCTGTAAGTGAGCAAACTTATTTTTCGGGGGCTCTGCGTCTGGAGAATTGGGTGACAGTCAGTATTGGTGGCAGTATTTCTATTCCGTCTGGCTCAGATGGAAATCATTGTGTATATATCAGCTCTACTAATTCTAACTTTAAGATTATCAGCGAATTGGAAGAAGATACCGTTGCTCGAATTCGACCTCCATATTGGGATACAGAGAACAGAGTCATTTTAACTTCTGACGATGAAGACTTGCTGAAAACTCAGTATACAAGGTTCAGTATTGTTTCCCAGACTTATGAAGAAAATGGAGAAACTGTAACTGTCAACTGGTATATAGGTGAAGATGGAATTCTCACAAATGTTGCACCTTAG
- the murA gene encoding UDP-N-acetylglucosamine 1-carboxyvinyltransferase — MYEYQIEGGFPIKGTITASGNKNAALPCIAACLLTEEEVILRNIPEIEDTGVMLKILQALGAEVEKTEEHVWKIKAEKIEHSDIPAELSKKLRASILFAGPLVARTGKVTTLPPGGDVIGRRRLDTHFLALEELGARITVDSKIEFTANKLKGADIFLDEASVTATENAVMAAVVAEGMTEITNAASEPHIQDLCNMLNLMGAKISGIGSNILHIEGVKKLHGCDFTVGPDFMEIGSYIGLAAVTKGSITIKGVREKELRPLKNSFNKLGIRWELQDGTLTVSATQALKVNTDLGGMIPKIDDSPWPGFPTDLTSIMTVIATQVEGTVLIFEKMFESRMFFVDKLISMGARITLCDPHRAVVSGPSSLHGEHLVSPDVRAGMAMVIAALAAHGESRISNVYQIERGYEHLVERLQSLGAHIEKVYID; from the coding sequence ATGTACGAATATCAGATTGAAGGCGGATTTCCTATAAAGGGAACTATTACTGCCAGCGGAAACAAAAATGCAGCCCTGCCATGTATTGCAGCATGTCTTTTAACCGAAGAAGAAGTAATTCTGCGCAATATTCCTGAAATTGAAGACACAGGCGTAATGCTGAAAATTCTTCAGGCTCTTGGTGCTGAAGTTGAAAAAACGGAAGAACATGTCTGGAAAATCAAAGCAGAAAAAATAGAACATTCTGACATTCCTGCAGAACTCAGCAAAAAACTCAGGGCTTCCATTCTGTTTGCAGGACCGCTTGTTGCACGCACAGGAAAAGTTACGACATTACCGCCTGGAGGTGACGTTATCGGACGCCGCCGTCTTGATACGCACTTTCTTGCCCTTGAAGAACTTGGTGCACGCATTACTGTAGACAGCAAAATTGAATTTACGGCAAATAAACTTAAGGGAGCAGACATCTTTCTGGATGAAGCTTCCGTTACGGCTACAGAAAATGCCGTTATGGCAGCAGTTGTTGCAGAAGGCATGACGGAAATTACAAATGCCGCCAGTGAACCTCATATTCAGGATCTCTGCAACATGCTTAACCTTATGGGAGCAAAAATTTCAGGAATCGGCAGCAACATCCTTCACATTGAAGGCGTTAAAAAGCTTCATGGCTGTGACTTTACAGTTGGTCCTGATTTTATGGAAATCGGTTCTTATATCGGTCTTGCAGCAGTTACAAAAGGTTCAATTACAATTAAAGGAGTCCGTGAAAAAGAACTTAGACCCCTTAAAAATTCTTTCAATAAACTTGGCATCAGATGGGAACTTCAGGACGGAACCCTCACAGTTTCTGCAACCCAGGCTTTAAAAGTAAACACTGATCTTGGGGGCATGATTCCTAAAATCGATGATTCTCCATGGCCGGGATTTCCAACTGACTTAACATCAATAATGACTGTAATTGCTACTCAGGTTGAAGGAACTGTTCTTATTTTTGAGAAAATGTTCGAAAGCAGGATGTTCTTTGTTGACAAGCTGATTTCTATGGGGGCCCGCATAACTTTATGTGATCCGCACCGTGCAGTTGTTTCAGGACCAAGCTCCCTTCATGGAGAACATCTGGTAAGCCCTGATGTACGTGCAGGAATGGCTATGGTTATTGCGGCCCTTGCAGCTCATGGTGAAAGCCGCATAAGCAACGTCTATCAGATTGAAAGAGGATATGAACACCTGGTAGAAAGACTTCAGTCTTTAGGTGCGCACATCGAAAAAGTCTATATTGATTAA
- a CDS encoding tetratricopeptide repeat protein, which translates to MNGSNPLESIFFVKLPEDFSFSCKNLKIDKNIPIPVQKKDGDDSDKLDVKNITQEQILSGILTVLAYDRQNENLDYYRSFINEVRPGIKKELGEAGILKTKNEDWDLAEEIWMALHGLDPEDRAITLNMALFFDQKADSYRKAGLIEDADAYDSTAGVYYHDAMDSDPELPDAFFNAGFFYLKQQNFSEAKNCFESYMALTSDLKDDELGDNGIYKRERAQELIDKISNRNLGDDSFHKAYELINTGKEEEGLDEIRKFLQSNPAVWNAWFMLGWGLRRLERFEDAKQAFLKARECEGGDENADTLNELAICYMETGQIEEAKKTLYDALAIDADNTKIISNLGFLCLKTGEEEKARKFFMTVLEIDPNDKIAKMQLEQMEREV; encoded by the coding sequence ATGAACGGCAGTAATCCATTAGAGTCAATTTTTTTTGTAAAACTTCCGGAAGATTTTTCATTTTCGTGTAAGAATTTAAAAATCGATAAGAATATACCTATTCCTGTTCAAAAAAAGGATGGCGATGACAGTGATAAGCTTGATGTAAAGAATATTACTCAGGAACAGATTCTGTCAGGTATTCTTACTGTACTTGCCTATGACCGTCAGAACGAAAATCTTGATTATTACCGTTCGTTCATTAATGAAGTTCGTCCGGGGATAAAAAAAGAACTTGGTGAAGCAGGAATCCTTAAGACTAAGAATGAAGACTGGGATCTTGCTGAAGAAATATGGATGGCATTACATGGTCTTGATCCGGAAGACAGGGCAATTACTCTTAATATGGCTTTGTTTTTTGATCAGAAGGCTGATTCTTACAGAAAAGCCGGGCTTATTGAAGATGCAGATGCCTATGATTCAACAGCAGGCGTTTATTATCACGATGCAATGGACAGTGATCCTGAACTGCCGGATGCTTTTTTCAATGCAGGATTTTTCTATCTTAAACAGCAGAACTTCAGTGAAGCAAAAAACTGTTTCGAAAGCTATATGGCACTTACATCAGATTTAAAAGATGATGAATTAGGTGACAATGGAATTTATAAGCGGGAACGTGCGCAGGAACTTATAGACAAAATCTCCAACAGAAATCTTGGGGATGACAGTTTCCATAAGGCATATGAACTTATAAATACAGGTAAGGAAGAAGAAGGACTTGATGAAATCAGGAAATTCCTTCAGAGCAATCCTGCTGTATGGAATGCGTGGTTTATGCTTGGCTGGGGTTTAAGGCGCCTTGAACGTTTTGAAGATGCAAAGCAGGCATTCCTTAAAGCAAGAGAGTGTGAGGGTGGTGATGAAAATGCCGACACGCTTAATGAACTTGCAATCTGTTATATGGAAACAGGACAGATCGAAGAAGCCAAGAAAACTCTGTATGATGCCCTTGCAATTGATGCAGACAACACAAAAATCATAAGTAATCTGGGATTCCTCTGCTTAAAAACCGGAGAAGAAGAGAAGGCACGCAAGTTCTTTATGACAGTGCTTGAAATAGATCCGAATGACAAGATTGCAAAAATGCAGCTTGAGCAGATGGAGAGGGAAGTCTGA
- the pepT gene encoding peptidase T encodes MRSSRIPYSFNKKFQDYKKILKTDNLLSMNTNELLSLEYTPSLLDRFLRYVKVWTESDETLADQGKIPSADRERDLADILREELKKLGLQNVQTTAECYTYGFLPATPAFADKPSFCLLAHIDTVDEVTGKDVKPIIWKNYDGKDMELPYGITLKACEDKYLELAAQEKDTVITSDGSTLLGADDKAGVAEIMTALEYFSKHPEVEHRAIEVIFSPDEETGHGMDKVPLNLLKSKYAYTVDGGHKGELETECFNAYKSEITFTGKPKHTGSARPDMVNAVTMASYFIHNLPQNQMPETTDGYQGFFAPMALEADMETAKAVLFLRDFTREGMDKRKKLVDTLAETTALVFGGKAEVHHTRQYLNMKEGLEKSPFVTENLMEAYKKAGIEPEFTPIRGGTDGSRLTEMGIPCPNIFTGGHNFHSRIEWASLSQMALAATILINLCRI; translated from the coding sequence ATGCGTAGTTCCAGAATTCCATATTCATTCAATAAAAAGTTTCAGGACTATAAAAAAATATTAAAAACTGATAATCTTCTTTCTATGAATACTAATGAATTACTTTCACTTGAATATACTCCGTCCCTCTTAGATCGTTTTTTAAGATATGTTAAAGTCTGGACGGAAAGTGATGAAACTCTGGCTGATCAGGGTAAAATTCCCAGTGCAGACAGGGAAAGAGATCTTGCAGATATTCTGCGGGAAGAACTTAAGAAGCTTGGACTTCAGAATGTTCAGACAACTGCTGAGTGCTATACATACGGTTTTCTTCCGGCAACCCCTGCTTTTGCAGACAAGCCCTCTTTCTGTCTTCTTGCTCACATAGATACAGTTGATGAAGTTACGGGTAAGGATGTTAAACCTATTATATGGAAGAATTATGATGGAAAAGACATGGAACTGCCTTACGGAATAACTCTTAAAGCCTGCGAAGATAAATATCTTGAACTGGCAGCACAGGAAAAAGATACAGTCATTACCAGTGACGGTTCAACTCTGCTGGGAGCTGATGACAAGGCCGGGGTTGCCGAAATCATGACAGCCCTTGAATATTTTTCAAAACATCCGGAAGTGGAACACCGCGCAATTGAGGTAATTTTCTCTCCTGATGAAGAAACAGGTCACGGTATGGATAAAGTTCCCCTGAATCTTCTGAAATCAAAATATGCCTATACCGTTGACGGCGGACACAAGGGCGAACTTGAAACTGAATGTTTTAATGCTTACAAATCTGAAATTACATTTACAGGAAAACCTAAACACACAGGCTCTGCACGTCCGGATATGGTTAATGCCGTAACAATGGCTTCATATTTCATTCATAATCTTCCGCAGAATCAGATGCCTGAAACTACTGACGGATATCAGGGATTCTTTGCACCGATGGCTCTTGAAGCAGACATGGAAACTGCAAAAGCCGTTCTTTTCTTAAGGGATTTTACCAGAGAAGGCATGGATAAACGAAAGAAACTTGTTGACACTCTCGCAGAAACAACAGCACTGGTTTTTGGAGGAAAAGCAGAAGTTCACCACACCCGGCAGTACCTTAACATGAAGGAAGGTCTTGAGAAGAGTCCTTTTGTTACCGAAAATCTTATGGAAGCCTATAAAAAAGCCGGTATTGAACCTGAATTTACCCCGATAAGAGGCGGTACTGACGGTTCAAGACTTACAGAAATGGGCATTCCGTGTCCTAATATTTTTACAGGCGGACATAATTTTCATTCAAGAATTGAATGGGCTTCTTTAAGCCAGATGGCTCTTGCTGCAACAATACTCATCAACTTGTGCCGCATATAG
- a CDS encoding cyclic nucleotide-binding domain-containing protein has product MLQLGTVVYRPNSYIFVEDTPATDYFLIIQRGNVRCYHETFVPGSAPYMLGAGDFVGVISCMTGHTQNETVVAATDVIAIVVKRTQYSDLIAQNTSIAMKIVRAFAKNMRQVNDSLTRATTNKTNIESSEQLYNIANFFENNGNEDAAVYGYYQYLKKCPNGLYKDDAIRHFKALKPRTTQPYLEPDNAMLRGYNKGNMIFSESQPGAEMFIIQEGVVRISKVVDGKEITLALLKKGDMFGEMALLENKPRSACAIAHEACKVMVVNRANFDMMVSTQAQLISRLTTTLADRLWTMYRQLVNTQLSDPRERMIDMLALQIESKKISAPKGSTCKTSFTPVDIFNLCALDETTMPQTISLFSRDQNVRIVDNKIEVPELPALIKQAAFYRKQNYKHSMEKNNM; this is encoded by the coding sequence GTGCTGCAGCTCGGAACAGTTGTTTATAGACCAAACTCATACATATTTGTTGAAGATACACCTGCAACAGATTATTTTCTCATAATTCAGCGTGGTAATGTGCGCTGTTATCACGAGACCTTTGTTCCCGGCTCTGCTCCTTACATGCTTGGAGCAGGAGACTTTGTCGGCGTTATATCCTGTATGACCGGACATACTCAAAATGAAACAGTTGTTGCAGCTACAGATGTTATTGCCATTGTCGTAAAACGCACCCAGTATTCAGACCTTATTGCCCAGAACACAAGTATAGCCATGAAAATCGTCCGTGCTTTTGCCAAGAACATGCGTCAGGTAAACGACAGCCTTACAAGAGCAACGACAAATAAAACAAATATTGAATCTTCTGAGCAGCTTTACAATATTGCAAATTTCTTTGAAAACAATGGAAATGAAGATGCTGCCGTATACGGTTATTATCAGTATCTGAAAAAATGTCCTAACGGACTCTATAAAGATGATGCCATCCGTCATTTTAAAGCACTGAAGCCAAGAACCACTCAGCCGTACCTTGAACCGGATAATGCAATGCTCCGGGGTTATAATAAAGGAAACATGATTTTCAGTGAAAGTCAGCCCGGCGCAGAAATGTTCATAATTCAGGAAGGAGTTGTCCGTATTTCTAAAGTTGTTGACGGTAAAGAAATTACTCTCGCACTCCTTAAGAAAGGTGATATGTTCGGCGAAATGGCTCTTCTGGAAAACAAACCCCGTTCAGCCTGCGCTATTGCTCATGAAGCATGTAAGGTAATGGTTGTTAACCGTGCAAACTTTGACATGATGGTTTCTACACAGGCACAGCTTATTTCCAGACTCACAACAACCCTTGCAGACCGTTTGTGGACAATGTACCGTCAGCTTGTAAATACACAGCTTTCCGATCCGCGTGAAAGAATGATTGACATGCTTGCACTTCAGATTGAATCTAAAAAAATAAGTGCACCAAAAGGTTCTACGTGTAAAACTTCATTTACTCCAGTAGATATTTTTAATCTCTGTGCACTTGATGAAACTACCATGCCACAGACGATTTCCCTGTTCTCAAGAGACCAGAACGTACGTATAGTTGACAATAAAATTGAAGTACCTGAACTTCCTGCACTGATAAAGCAGGCTGCATTCTACCGAAAGCAGAACTACAAGCACTCTATGGAAAAAAACAATATGTAA
- a CDS encoding DUF192 domain-containing protein: MKNTVRAKFIAVILTAVFLIPAVTSCENSKKKFNLPVADVVIQKADGSTLTVKAELAIKEEERNYGFMNRKEIPDGTGMLFIFENEEKRNFWMKNTPHPLSIAYIDAGGVIADILDMKPYSLARVTSSRSVKYALEVPQGWFTKNGIREKDTVIIPEY; the protein is encoded by the coding sequence ATGAAAAATACTGTTCGCGCAAAATTTATTGCAGTAATTCTTACTGCAGTTTTTCTTATACCTGCAGTTACAAGCTGTGAGAACTCAAAAAAAAAGTTTAACCTTCCTGTAGCAGACGTTGTCATTCAGAAAGCCGACGGTTCTACACTTACCGTAAAAGCAGAGCTTGCCATAAAGGAAGAAGAAAGAAACTACGGCTTTATGAACCGTAAAGAAATTCCTGACGGAACAGGAATGCTTTTTATTTTCGAAAACGAAGAAAAACGCAATTTCTGGATGAAAAATACTCCGCATCCGCTGAGTATTGCATATATTGATGCCGGCGGTGTAATAGCTGATATTCTTGATATGAAACCCTATTCCCTTGCAAGAGTAACAAGCTCCCGTTCGGTAAAATACGCTCTTGAAGTTCCACAGGGATGGTTTACAAAAAACGGCATCCGTGAAAAGGATACCGTTATAATTCCTGAATACTAA
- a CDS encoding STAS domain-containing protein: protein MNNDIVPGFDEDRDDSLKISLDKLDDVENGVLITLNGYIDTYNSVYFQKQIGKVISAGKYNLIFGCSSLNYVSSTGIGSFTSFLKLVKPKGGDIVLMNIQPKVYEVFQLLGFSQFFNIKSNMADALGYFTQGGENVSVSAFPKVVSCPVCSRRLKATKSGRFRCSDCKSIIAIDQSGHVFLG, encoded by the coding sequence ATGAATAATGATATAGTGCCGGGCTTTGACGAAGACCGCGACGACAGTCTTAAAATTTCTCTTGATAAGTTAGATGATGTAGAAAATGGCGTGCTTATCACTTTGAACGGCTATATTGATACATATAACTCAGTTTATTTTCAGAAGCAGATAGGTAAAGTTATTTCCGCCGGAAAATATAATCTTATTTTCGGGTGTTCGAGCCTTAATTATGTTTCTTCTACAGGAATAGGTTCATTTACATCATTCCTTAAACTTGTAAAACCGAAGGGTGGTGATATCGTTCTTATGAATATTCAGCCTAAGGTTTATGAAGTTTTCCAGCTTCTTGGATTCAGCCAGTTCTTTAACATTAAGAGTAATATGGCTGATGCATTGGGATACTTTACACAGGGTGGTGAAAATGTTTCTGTTTCAGCATTCCCAAAGGTTGTAAGCTGTCCTGTATGTTCACGTCGTCTCAAGGCTACAAAGAGCGGACGTTTCAGATGTTCAGACTGTAAGTCAATCATTGCAATTGATCAGTCAGGACATGTTTTCTTAGGTTAA
- a CDS encoding PilZ domain-containing protein has product MPAVITSQITNRLYNDYKDTELTFTKDIIHTLAMDPRQIAIKSEGSQWPCILNSTSFNIARIIVGTKGGAFQQLVKKDIPPVSVRFCFYKQDGQLMSFFISGKVQNIQPYMNSNDLAIVTIRFTQRPPDDLILMVGRLLDANVGSVRRKDEKIVITPESSRKLNLTKKEVNLTIDTIQRNCILHNLSFGGCGVIVMGIAQFLKGKNITIKVEFEDPHEIISLDGTIVAANPIENRKELAIATIRFAEASVSLAYKLRINNYLSTVRKEDNGVQFEGEKPVVSVQAALQQAQAGQAAPAQAVQPAPQAAPAAQPAAEAPAQAAPAETPQTPSPEAAPKSE; this is encoded by the coding sequence ATGCCAGCAGTTATAACAAGTCAGATTACGAACAGACTCTACAATGATTATAAAGACACGGAACTGACCTTTACTAAGGATATTATTCACACATTGGCAATGGATCCAAGACAGATCGCCATAAAAAGTGAAGGTTCTCAGTGGCCTTGTATTTTAAATTCAACATCTTTTAATATTGCTCGTATTATTGTAGGAACAAAAGGCGGGGCATTTCAGCAGTTAGTAAAAAAGGATATACCACCGGTAAGCGTTCGTTTCTGTTTTTACAAGCAGGACGGACAGTTAATGAGTTTTTTCATATCCGGAAAGGTTCAGAATATTCAGCCTTACATGAACAGTAATGATCTGGCTATTGTTACTATCCGCTTTACGCAGCGTCCGCCGGATGACCTTATTCTTATGGTAGGACGTCTTCTGGATGCAAACGTAGGTTCTGTAAGGCGTAAGGACGAAAAAATCGTAATTACACCGGAAAGTTCCCGTAAACTTAATCTTACAAAAAAGGAAGTAAATTTAACCATAGATACAATTCAGCGTAATTGTATTCTTCATAATCTTTCATTTGGAGGTTGTGGAGTAATCGTTATGGGAATTGCTCAGTTCCTTAAAGGAAAGAACATTACCATAAAGGTTGAATTTGAAGATCCTCATGAGATTATAAGTCTTGATGGAACTATTGTTGCTGCAAATCCGATAGAAAACCGCAAGGAACTTGCCATTGCTACAATTCGGTTTGCAGAAGCTTCTGTTTCTCTTGCATATAAACTTCGTATAAATAATTATCTTTCTACTGTCCGTAAAGAAGATAACGGTGTTCAGTTTGAAGGTGAAAAGCCTGTTGTATCTGTACAGGCCGCCCTTCAGCAGGCTCAGGCTGGTCAGGCAGCACCTGCTCAGGCAGTTCAACCGGCTCCACAGGCAGCACCTGCTGCTCAACCGGCTGCAGAGGCACCTGCTCAGGCAGCACCGGCAGAAACTCCACAGACTCCTTCTCCTGAAGCAGCTCCAAAGTCAGAATAA